One window from the genome of Oncorhynchus gorbuscha isolate QuinsamMale2020 ecotype Even-year linkage group LG14, OgorEven_v1.0, whole genome shotgun sequence encodes:
- the LOC123994540 gene encoding muskelin-like → MAVVPENRVLSFSVFKWSSYSSTYLPENILVDKPNDQSSRWSSESNYPPQYLMLKLERPSIFQSITFGKYEKTHVCNLKKFKVFGGMSEENMTELLSSGLKNDYNKETFTLKHKIDEQMFPCRFVKIVPLMSWGPSFNFSIWYIELHGIEEPDLVQPCLNWYSKYREQEAIRLCLKHFRQHNYTEAFESLQKKTRIALEHQMLTHLHDRLVLRGDFDACEELIDKAVKDGLFNQYISQQEYKPRWSQIIPKSNKGNEDDNRPGMRGGHQMVIDVQTETVYLFGGWDGTQDLADFWAYSVQENQWVCISRDTEKESGPSARSCHKMCIDSQRRQIYTLGRYLDSSVRNSKSLKSDFYRYDVDANTWTLLSEDTSADGGPKLVFDHQMCMDSEKHMIYTFGGRILMCNGSVEDSRTSEPQFSGLYAFHCQAGTWSLLREDSCNAGPEDVQSRIGHCMLFHTRNRCLYVFGGQRSKTYLNDFFSYDVDGDHVEIISDGTKKDAGMVPMTGFTQRATIDPELNEIHVLSGLSKDKDKREENVRNSFWIYDIARNNWSCVYKNDQAVKENPSKALQEEEPCPRFAHQLVYDEMHKVHYLFGGNPGKSCSPKMRLDDFWSLKLCRPSKEYLLRHCRYLIRKYRFEEKAQSEPLNALKYLQNDLSLTVDHTNPDETKEFQLLPSALFKSSSDFIPLGFSDVDQTYAQRTQLFDMLVNFFPDTMTPPKGNLVDLITL, encoded by the exons AAACATCTTGGTGGACAAACCCAATGACCAGTCCTCCAGGTGGTCGTCTGAGAGCAACTACCCTCCACAG TACTTAATGTTGAAATTGGAACGGCCATCAATCTTTCAGAGCATCACCTTTGGGAAGTATGAGAAGACTCACGTGTGTAACCTGAAGAAGTTCAAAGTGTTTGGTGGGATGAGTGAAGAGAACATGACAGAACTCCTGTCCAG TGGCCTGAAAAATGACTACAACAAGGAGACCTTCACCTTGAAGCACAAGATTGACGAACAGATGTTTCCCTGCAGATTTGTTAAAATAG tgcctCTGATGTCTTGGGGGCCCAGTTTTAACTTCAGTATCTGGTACATTGAGCTGCATGGCATAGAGGAACCTGACTTAGTGCAGCCCTGCCTTAACTGGTACAGCAAG TACCGGGAACAGGAAGCGATCCGCCTGTGCCTGAAGCACTTCCGGCAGCATAACTACACAGAGGCCTTTGAGTCGCTGCAGAAGAAGACACGCATCGCGTTGGAACACCAAATGCTGACACACCTCCACGACCGCCTGGTACTCCGTGGAGACTTTGACGCCTGTGAGGAGCTCATCGACAAAGCTGTCAAAG ATGGTTTATTTAACCAATACATCAGCCAGCAAGAGTACAAGCCAAGATGGAGTCAGATCATCCCCAAGAGTAACAAAG GTAATGAGGATGACAACAGACCAGGGATGAGGGGAGGTCATCAGATGGTCATCGACGTTCAGACAG AGACGGTGTATCTTTTTGGGGGCTGGGACGGCACACAGGACCTGGCTGACTTCTGGGCCTACAGTGTTCAGGAGAACCAGTGGGTCTGCATctccagagacacagagaaggag AGTGGTCCCAGTGCGCGGTCCTGTCACAAGATGTGCATCGACAGCCAGCGGCGGCAGATCTACACACTCGGCCGCTACCTAGACTCCAGCGTCAGGAACAGCAAGTCTCTGAAGAGTGACTTCTACCGCTACGATGTCGACGCCAACACCTGGACACTGCTCAGCGAGGACACGTCAGCCGACGGCGGGCCCAAGCTCGTCTTTGACCACCAG ATGTGTATGGACTCGGAGAAGCACATGATCTATACGTTTGGTGGTCGGATTCTGATGTGTAACGGCAGTGTGGAGGACAGCAGGACGTCCGAGCCCCAGTTCAGTGGGCTGTATGCCTTCCACTGCCAGGCCGGAACCTGGAGCCTGCTCAGAGAAGACTCCTGCAACGCTGGGCCTGAGGATGTCCAGTCACGCATCGGACACTGCATGCTCTTCCACACT aGAAATCGTTGTCTGTATGTGTTCggaggtcaaaggtcaaagaCGTACCTGAATGACTTCTTCAGCTACGACGTGGACGGGGACCATGTGGAGATCATCTCAGACGGAACCAAGAAGGACGCCGGCATGG TGCCGATGACGGGCTTCACCCAGAGGGCCACCATAGACCCAGAGCTGAATGAGATCCACGTCCTGTCTGGCCTCAGCAAGGACAAGGACAAACGAGAGGAGAACGTCCGTAACTCCTTCTGGATCTATGACATCGCACGCAACAACTG GTCGTGTGTGTATAAGAATGACCAGGCGGTGAAGGAGAACCCCAGTAAAGCTCTACAGGAGGAGGAGCCCTGTCCACGCTTCGCACACCAGCTGGTCTACGACGAAATGcacaag GTACACTACCTGTTTGGAGGAAACCCAGGGAAGTCGTGCTCTCCTAAGATGCGTCTGGATGACTTCTGGTCCCTCAAGCTGTGTCGCCCCTCCAAGGAGTACCTGCTCCGACACTGCAGATACCTAATCAGGAAGTACAG GTTTGAGGAGAAGGCCCAGTCAGAGCCTCTGAATGCTCTGAAGTACCTGCAGAACGACCTCTCTCTGACCGTGGACCACACCAACCCTGATGAGACCAAAGAG TTCCAGCTCCTGCCCTCGGCTCTCTTCAAGTCCAGCTCTGACTTCATCCCTCTGG gtTTCTCAGACGTGGACCAGACGTATGCCCAGCGCACGCAGCTCTTCGACATGCTCGTCAACTTCTTCCCGGACACCATGACCCCACCCAAGGGTAACCTTGTTGACCTCATCACACTCTAG
- the LOC123994547 gene encoding podocalyxin-like isoform X2 produces MKQSCVKKNRMETIMRITWALLPLGLLLHCTDANPKQQPSSSSYTASITATITAGVTATPSPISTQVTSVASNTATPSPISTQVTSVASNTATPSPISTQVTSVASNTATPSPISTQVTSVASNTATPSPISTQVTSVASNTATPSPISTQVTSVASNTATPSPISTQVTSVASNTATPSPISTQVTSVASNTATITTARVTPRTSIVTAVGTAGMGASGSSGTLTQTTPDTTEVTEVSTTTSDGPTPWSASSFPSHPPSTSSRVGSGSSLATTTTSTQGRMVSTTTAETTTPPKTFTFVKSQNGENYERKDLEELCRQLMSQMHDANCTLTVRENNGHTTFDSVVMTGKVDNSVVQQYYEEITRKPSDNMTLIAILASCGALLAMIVGFAIYASYHRKSYRKNLQQHLTEELQTVEDGYHDNPTLEVMEVQPEMQEKKVALYGEFNDSWIVPIDSLLKEDLPDEEDTHL; encoded by the exons GTCTTCTACTTCACTGTACTGATGCTAATCCAAAGCAACAACCCTCATCCTCTTCATATACAGCCTCTATCACCGCCACAATTACAGCTGGCGTCACAGCCACCCCGTCACCGATATCAACTCAGGTGACTAGTGTAGCCTCTAACACAGCCACCCCGTCACCGATATCAACTCAGGTGACTAGTGTAGCCTCTAACACAGCCACCCCGTCACCGATATCAACTCAGGTGACTAGTGTAGCCTCTAACACAGCCACCCCGTCACCGATATCAACTCAGGTGACTAGTGTAGCCTCTAACACAGCCACCCCGTCACCGATATCAACTCAGGTGACTAGTGTAGCCTCTAACACAGCCACCCCGTCACCGATATCAACTCAGGTGACTAGTGTAGCCTCTAACACAGCCACCCCGTCACCGATATCAACTCAGGTGACTAGTGTAGCCTCTAACACAGCCACCCCGTCACCGATATCAACTCAGGTGACTAGTGTAGCCTCTAACACAGCCACAATCACGACAGCCAGAGTCACACCCAGGACCAGCATTGTTACTGCCGTGGGTACTGCTGGAATGGGGGCCTCTGGGTCCTCAGGAACCCTCACTCAGACCACCCCGGACACTACAG AAGTCACAGAGGTTTCAACTACAACATCGGATGGCCCAACCCCATGGTCAGCATCGTCCTTTCCTTCCCATCCCCCCTCCACATCCAGCCGTGTGGGTTCAGGCAGCAGTCTTGCTACCACCACGACCAGCACACAGGGAAGGATGGTGTCTACAACCACGGCTGAGACTACAACTCCTCCCAAGACCTTTACG TTTGTCAAGTCCCAAAATGGAGAG AATTACGAGAGGAAGGATCTGGAGGAGCTGTGTCGACAGCTGATGTCTCAGATGCACGACGCTAACTGTACTCTGACTGTGAGAGAGAACAACGGACACACTACCTTTGACAGCGTGGTAATGACCGGTAAAG TGGACAATTCTGTCGTGCAGCAATACTACGAGGAAATCACCAGA AAACCAAGCGACAACATGACCCTGATTGCCATCTTGGCATCCTGCGGAGCTCTGCTGGCCATGATTGTAGGCTTCGCCATCTACGCCTCATACCACCGCAAGTCCTATCGGAAGAACCTCCAA CAACACCTGACGGAGGAGCTGCAGACAGTGGAGGACGGTTACCATGACAACCCCACATTGGAGGTGATGGAGGTGCAGCCGGAGATGCAGGAGAAGAAGGTGGCCCTGTACGGAGAGTTCAACGACAGCTGGATTGTCCCCATCGACAGCCTGCTCAAAGAGGACCTGCCAGACGAGGAGGACACTCACTTGTAG
- the LOC123994547 gene encoding podocalyxin-like isoform X1, whose product MKQSCVKKNRMETIMRITWALLPLGLLLHCTDANPKQQPSSSSYTASITATITAGVTATPSPISTQVTSVASNTATPSPISTQVTSVASNTATPSPISTQVTSVASNTATPSPISTQVTSVASNTATPSPISTQVTSVASNTATPSPISTQVTSVASNTATPSPISTQVTSVASNTATPSPISTQVTSVASNTATITTARVTPRTSIVTAVGTAGMGASGSSGTLTQTTPDTTEEVTEVSTTTSDGPTPWSASSFPSHPPSTSSRVGSGSSLATTTTSTQGRMVSTTTAETTTPPKTFTFVKSQNGENYERKDLEELCRQLMSQMHDANCTLTVRENNGHTTFDSVVMTGKVDNSVVQQYYEEITRKPSDNMTLIAILASCGALLAMIVGFAIYASYHRKSYRKNLQQHLTEELQTVEDGYHDNPTLEVMEVQPEMQEKKVALYGEFNDSWIVPIDSLLKEDLPDEEDTHL is encoded by the exons GTCTTCTACTTCACTGTACTGATGCTAATCCAAAGCAACAACCCTCATCCTCTTCATATACAGCCTCTATCACCGCCACAATTACAGCTGGCGTCACAGCCACCCCGTCACCGATATCAACTCAGGTGACTAGTGTAGCCTCTAACACAGCCACCCCGTCACCGATATCAACTCAGGTGACTAGTGTAGCCTCTAACACAGCCACCCCGTCACCGATATCAACTCAGGTGACTAGTGTAGCCTCTAACACAGCCACCCCGTCACCGATATCAACTCAGGTGACTAGTGTAGCCTCTAACACAGCCACCCCGTCACCGATATCAACTCAGGTGACTAGTGTAGCCTCTAACACAGCCACCCCGTCACCGATATCAACTCAGGTGACTAGTGTAGCCTCTAACACAGCCACCCCGTCACCGATATCAACTCAGGTGACTAGTGTAGCCTCTAACACAGCCACCCCGTCACCGATATCAACTCAGGTGACTAGTGTAGCCTCTAACACAGCCACAATCACGACAGCCAGAGTCACACCCAGGACCAGCATTGTTACTGCCGTGGGTACTGCTGGAATGGGGGCCTCTGGGTCCTCAGGAACCCTCACTCAGACCACCCCGGACACTACAG AAGAAGTCACAGAGGTTTCAACTACAACATCGGATGGCCCAACCCCATGGTCAGCATCGTCCTTTCCTTCCCATCCCCCCTCCACATCCAGCCGTGTGGGTTCAGGCAGCAGTCTTGCTACCACCACGACCAGCACACAGGGAAGGATGGTGTCTACAACCACGGCTGAGACTACAACTCCTCCCAAGACCTTTACG TTTGTCAAGTCCCAAAATGGAGAG AATTACGAGAGGAAGGATCTGGAGGAGCTGTGTCGACAGCTGATGTCTCAGATGCACGACGCTAACTGTACTCTGACTGTGAGAGAGAACAACGGACACACTACCTTTGACAGCGTGGTAATGACCGGTAAAG TGGACAATTCTGTCGTGCAGCAATACTACGAGGAAATCACCAGA AAACCAAGCGACAACATGACCCTGATTGCCATCTTGGCATCCTGCGGAGCTCTGCTGGCCATGATTGTAGGCTTCGCCATCTACGCCTCATACCACCGCAAGTCCTATCGGAAGAACCTCCAA CAACACCTGACGGAGGAGCTGCAGACAGTGGAGGACGGTTACCATGACAACCCCACATTGGAGGTGATGGAGGTGCAGCCGGAGATGCAGGAGAAGAAGGTGGCCCTGTACGGAGAGTTCAACGACAGCTGGATTGTCCCCATCGACAGCCTGCTCAAAGAGGACCTGCCAGACGAGGAGGACACTCACTTGTAG